The genomic interval ATTTCTCTTACCAGAATGGAGGAATTTCACATCAGCCTCTCTCAGACGGTTGTTCTGCGCCATCACTGGATTGAGCCCTTTGTCCTCTCTCTGAAGGAGGCCCTGGCACCGTTCAGCAGGTACATATTTGAATCTCCGGCCCCCTTTGCCAGTGTTTGCTGCAGGCTTGCTCTGAGGGCAGGTGACCCACCCGAACTGAGAGGACAGGGCCGTGGGAGTGGGATAGCAAAATGGAAAAGGAGCAGAGAGCTTAGGGAGTGAGCGGGAGTTGTGCAGAGACGGTCAGTGTGGAGATTGTAGGCTTCATTTTCTTGCCACCTTTCCACTTTCCAAGTGCAGGTGGAGTTGTGGTCAGCATTACTGCCCTCCTTGGCTTTTTGGTGGGTCACGCCTGGCATCTTCAGAATGAATTGGGTGCGGACCACCTGGTGATCCTCAGAATATCTGAGTAGGATGGCCAAAGTGGCAGCACACAATGAAAAGCTGACCTGGCCAGGATGAACGGCCCCCCTTTGTACTTGGTCCAccttgatgataatgatgatgatggcgGCCTCCACACCTTTTCCACTTGTTTTCTGATCTTTCCAAAGGTTTCATCTGGATTAGGATCAGGACTCCTTGCTGGACGCCCCATTTTGTTTCTGGTATTTTTTTCAATGTGTGCTTTGGGTCCTTGTCCTGCCCGGCAGACCCCTGATGTTCGTTTTCTGACATTGGGTGGCACATCCTTGATGTGTTCAGGGTCTCCAGGACCACAGGCAGCAAGCGGCCCGGCCACCATACATTTCATTGGAGGTCCGCACAGACCAGTGGCTGGACTGTCCTTGTTCTACAGGCCGCTGCCTGAAGCACTTTGGACCACTGGCTCCATGACCACCAGTAAAGAGTTGACCCTTTTTCTTCTGGCCTTACAGCCCTGCCCATTGCATCTTGGGACTTTGCATTTTTCCTCGTTGCTCATcggtttctcatttttttcttagaCTTGGTGTCTTGTATCTTaagatgggtggcacggtggcagtgCTGATCCCTCACAACAGTGAGACCAGGGCCTGTATCCTGGGTGGTCCCTTCATGGTGGTCCCTACGTggagggtttcctcccacagtccaaagacatgcaggttaggtgaactggcgatgctCAGCTGGCCTCCGGTGTGTACCTGTCTGGTCTCCGTGTGACGGACTGGTGCCCGATGATCACTGGGAGACCCTGCCCTGGATGGATAGGGGGATGGGCGCCGTCTTAGCTCGGAGGTAATGAAGGCCACGGGTTTCTCGAGTGCAGCAGAAACCAAAAATACCAAAGTGGCATTCAGAGTTCAGAAATTACAGCAATGGGGCTGTGAGTCAGTAAAGCCCCCCAAAGTACCAGCTGTTTGCTGTCCGCCATCGGAAGTGTTCTCTCTGCCAGCCAGCCAGCTTGTACCTACTGAACTGGTGAGGGGGTCAGCAGAGCTGTGAATGAGTCCCCTGGCCTGCACTCGCTGACCTTGTGATGCTTTATGTCTTCCAGGTTCCTTTGTGTTGCTGACAGGCTAAATGTGTATGCCAACCAGGAAAAGACGAGGTAAGCTGGGACGGTGGCACCCCTCACACACAGGGGGCTAGCTGATGGTGAGGAGGCAGCAATAACGATTCAGAAGAACCTGCCAGTCGTCCAAAGTGGGCAAACACTTAATAGAGAAAAGTGCCACAAGCAGGTGAAAAATGCCAAGGTGGGAGACGCAGGGAGCACAGAGTTTAGGGGTCTTGCCCTGGCGAGACGTTCATGCCATCTAACAGCAAGCTGAGGACACCTTGTGgacattaaggggaagtgcacttAAGACTGAACTGCTTCCGGGGTCTTGCAGCTTTGTAAAATGAGCAAGATCCTGGGACAGGTCCGGGTTGGCCCACCAGGAGAGTGACGTGTGGGCCCACCTGTGCTCCGTGTGTCAGTCCCTTTCACAATGTTTGTATTTTATGACTCCAGGCAGTTGGCCTTTATAGTCAGTAGGGGGTGGTAGTGAGCAGGTGCCGCTGCCATTCAACGCCAGGAGCAGCTTCAACAGAAAGAGTGTGGGCTCAGCGTGCCACCTGTGGAATTGTCTCCATAACGGCAGAATGCAAATGGAGGCAATCGGACTTGTTGGGCTCGTCACAGAGAAGCAGCTGACGAAAGTGCGAGTGACAACAGCCTCCTGATGGCACTTCTGGGTCTGAGCGTTTGCTTCCTGCTGAGCGGCCCTCTCTGCGTTTATCAGTCGTCCATTTTGAATGTAACCCAGTCGGCTTTGCTTAACACTTTTTCTCAGGCTGCCTTTTGGCCCTCTGACCCTTTCTAATGGCGTCGGCTCTGCTCTCAGAGTTGTTTCCACTTAGTCCTGATTTTCTTCTGCTCTCTGCTAGGACGTTCCTCGGACTGGAGGTCACACTCGGGCAGGACGAGCTCGTGCATGTGGTTGGAGCCATAGATAAAACCCTGGAGGCCTCCAGGCTGGCCACCTTCTATCAGGTGAGTCGTGATGACCACTCGGGCTGCCAGTAGTAGGAAGACGTTGCCCGGTGGATCTCCCCCTGCTGGCTGCAGTGGTGCCACTGACATATGCACCCAGATTTCTGAGGGTCTGTCTTTGTGGTCTGGGCTGGCCGTGATGTGCGTCCATTTGCAGGTAAAGCGTTGACTCCTTCCTTTGGCTCATCAGGTTTGGGCCTTTTGATGAACAATTTGAATTTCCTGCTTTTGAACCCTTTGTTTTGCCTCACACATTAATGTCTGGATTTTGGACTTTTGTTTTTCTCCTACTTTTGTATTCTTTTGAAGTTTATAAGTTGGGGGGGTTGTCAGTTGCCCTCTCCCTCTGGCCTGTGTAAAGTACATGGGCCTTAGGTCTGTGTTGTTTGTCAGGCCTCATTCTCTTTTGATATGACCGAGATCTGCGCTCCTGTCCTTGGCACCACATCAAGGGTACCGTGTGACATCTTCCTGTGGCCCTGAACGCCTTGACTGTCTTGTCAGCTGCCAGACCCCCTTTTCttgattttgtgtgtttttttgtctcCCTAGAACCCCTCATTCCACATTAGCCTCGCCTGGTGTGTCGGGGATCACAAAGAGAGGCTGGAAGGCCTGTGCGCTCAACTGCAGGTATGTGTCACATGGCAGTGTTGGCAAGTGTCTGTGTGAAACCCTGTGTGGCACCCCTGTGTGGCACAGAGGGCATCATTCGGTGAAAACAGTGGACTAGCTTTGGAGCACAGGTGGCACAATGGCAGGAGTGGGTAGAGGCTGCTGAGGTGGCCAAAGGGTGACAACTCGCTCTACGTCACTAAGTGAGATGTCACAGCCCCAGGCGCAAATGGAGTTCAATTGGCGCTGTTGGGACTGCAATATCCACCTCCCTGGAAATGAAGTCATtggtaaaaaacacaaaattgcgTAAGAGAAGAAAAGGATTTCGTTTACAAGAAGAATGGCCAAAGCGTTCTTAGCGGCAGCTCACTCTTCATCTGTCAACCATTTCTTTCCCTGAGCCCTAAAAAAGACATACACACCTGTTCAGCTTGGGATGGGACAATGGCTGACGTGACTTCTAATGTGGTGATGCCAGCAGAGTAACCCGCCTGAAAATGGAGTAGAAACTGAGCAGCAGGGGGCGCGACCCCCAAACAGAAACCGTGAACGGCCGGAGGGAGCCGCATTGTCCGGCCACCTCACTGGCTGCAGCGATCAGTCAAGATGTCTGTCACCACAGATGTGAGTGGCCCCAGCGTCATCCGGCTGTACTTGAGTACAAACGCAGGCTGTTGCTGCCATCCCACTTCCCCGGTAGAACTTCACCCGCTCTGCATATGCACGAGGGGCAGGAGCCAACGACATTTATAAATGGACGTTCACCCTGGCCTCGGAGCAGCTTTACCTTTAAAGTGTCCTGTAGCCCCCTTTCAGGTCACCACAGAGGAGTGACGTCCTGCATATCCTCATGCAGAACTTAAAGCACAGGATGGCCGCCCCATGCTGGTCCCTAGCAGGTCAGGTTGGGCATAGGGCTGCGCCTTAGTAAAGTGAAGTCCTGTGCCATTGGCGAAGACCAGGGGTTCTGGGCCAAGTCCTCCTCTTGAAGCACTGGGCTTTCATAAACCAGCAATGGCTAGTTAACATATGTGCCAGGTGTGCATGCTGGAGTGGCATCTTGAGACCAAAACTGAGAGCAGAACAGAAATGGCACAACACGTCACACCGAGGTGACAGGGAGTGACGCCAGGGTCTGACTTCTAACACTAGTGACAGACGGGTGCATGCCGATTAGTACGTAAAAACATGGAGACCTGCATGTGTTCCTGCATACACGTGTGTGAATCAAGCCAGGTCTGGCTGCCTGGCAGTGCCAAGGACCAAGGTTCAACCCTTGCTCTGGCTGTGCCTTGTGACTGACTGGTTGGCATTCTGTGACCGTCACACTGAAACAGAACTTGAGCTTTGGTGACCTGCGAAGAGTCAGAGGTTAGTGTTTGAGCTGTATGACTTGACCAAGGAGTGCCAGCTCTGCCCTCAGAACGCAAGGCCCAGTGCCAGTAAACATCTTGTATCACACTACCATCCGCATCAATACACATCTCTAGTCATTCTCTTCTCTGCAGGGCATCGTTCATGATTCAGAAGACGGTGGCGAGCTGACAAGATTGTGGGCAGAGGACATCCGCTGCAAATCTGGGAACAAAGTCTTCTCTTTCCAGCTCCACCGAGACTAACCTGCTCACGTTTGTGATGACTTGGCCATCGTCGGGGTCTTCGTCTTTTGGCTCTGCCCCTATTTCTTCTGACCGGCTGTGCATGTGGATTTAGGAGTCAAGGCTCTTGGCCCCTCAGTGACATTTAAGACAAAATTCTTACTTTGTGTGGCACTAAGAAGCACCATGTGTGTGAGCTggtaggaggaggaggaagcaC from Erpetoichthys calabaricus chromosome 9, fErpCal1.3, whole genome shotgun sequence carries:
- the usb1 gene encoding U6 snRNA phosphodiesterase 1 isoform X2; this translates as MTLMHRAVLFPYRLPEVRNRGGTSNLHSLVRPELRWWCTRTADRSAPGFWRCSSTTAALRTRKAMVAGSGDGAETRRRRLRAVSAVNLGRDFAERDFEELADRLISAAGAHGISLTRMEEFHISLSQTVVLRHHWIEPFVLSLKEALAPFSRFLCVADRLNVYANQEKTRTFLGLEVTLGQDELVHVVGAIDKTLEASRLATFYQNPSFHISLAWCVGDHKERLEGLCAQLQGIVHDSEDGGELTRLWAEDIRCKSGNKVFSFQLHRD
- the usb1 gene encoding U6 snRNA phosphodiesterase 1 isoform X1, giving the protein MLVNYSSSEDEESDGGRKRRRSGDEAEKTAGSKRSKPGTRNDQIGDMQKKPSRTNESGTRILPVPSSILEMFKEDSVEEASSDSSRHGGRIRSFRHERGNWATYVYLPYFAERDFEELADRLISAAGAHGISLTRMEEFHISLSQTVVLRHHWIEPFVLSLKEALAPFSRFLCVADRLNVYANQEKTRTFLGLEVTLGQDELVHVVGAIDKTLEASRLATFYQNPSFHISLAWCVGDHKERLEGLCAQLQGIVHDSEDGGELTRLWAEDIRCKSGNKVFSFQLHRD